In the Ochotona princeps isolate mOchPri1 chromosome 14, mOchPri1.hap1, whole genome shotgun sequence genome, GCCCCGTCACTCCCAGCTCACCTGGAATCAGCCTCGAGCATTTTGGGGGGGCCACTGTGTCGTAGCCTGGGTGAGCAGTGTGCTGACCGCTGAAGCTTCTCTGATCCCTCTCTGGGCTCTGGGTTATTACAGCTTCCGACCAGCCGGTGTCCCAGCTGGCTCTCTTCAACGGCACCCGAAACTTCAACGAACAGGCAAGTGGCCAGGCAAATATTTACCCAAGAAGGGAAAGCAGGTGACAGACACCTGGCTCATGTCAGCACACGGTGACTTTTCTCTTGCTCCCAGTCTTATCACACCGCAGCTGCAGGGACTTCTCCGCATTTCCTCGGTCCTGGAATCCTACTGTCCCCTtcaggcacctgctgctggcaCTTTGCCCAGCGGCCATGGCCCCTCTGGCCAGCTGTAAAAATGAATACAGGCAATAAATCAGGACTCTGCCTCCAATCAGTCTATTAGGATCCTTGGCCGCCAGAATCTCTCAGGCAATAAGGCAGCCCATctgcccaggagcagggagcagagaCAAGTTTCACACCAAACTGCAAGCCCATGGCAGAGCCAGCCGCCTGCCCGCCAGATATTGCTGCTCCCCTTTCAGAAAGTTcatctgtggcctggaaagcccTTGCCAGCCATCCTGTCATCGAATAGCAAGAACCAGAGAAGGCTTCACCAACAGATAGTGGTGGGAGGGATGTGCATGCCTCTGGAGCAGCACGATGGTGTGGCATATCTGGTCAAGCAGTCACTTacagtgccagaattccataagggtgctgattcgtgtcccagctgctccacttcccatctagtttcctactaatggcctggaaaacatATCCCACATGTTTGATTCCCTCCACTCATATGGCagactcagatgaaactcctggcttctgccactagggggagtgaaacagcagtagAAGATCTCTTTACTTCACTCTCTGGAATTCTGTCTTTGCAAAGAGTGAAGCTACCCAGTACACTCCTCCTGGGTCTTCCCCTTCTCCCAGACTGTCTTGGTAGCCCTACTTAGCTGGGCCTCCCATGATCTTAGTGACTTGAGCCCCACTTGTATCTTCCCAGAAGATTCTAGATTAGGTTTAACACTGGGGAAAAGTCCACAGGCAAACTAGGACTAACTGCTCTGGCTCTATGCACTCTCTCACAGCCCCCCACCTCACAAATTCACTCAGCTCACAGATATTTACAAAGCACCTGCAAACCAGGGATTGTGACTCCGAGGACAGGTGCTCCTGGGTCACTTCTTGTTCCCACTTGCCAGGCAGGCCAAGATCCTAGCTGGAGTGCCATTTCTATCATGTTTCTAGGCAGTAAGCTGGTGTTTGGCAGTCTCACCAAGCTGTGGCAAGTGACCAGGGCCTCGGGGTGGGGATGCCTCTCCACGGGGACAGGCAGTGGCAGCAGATGGCATCCTGTCAGGGCCATTTGGGAGCATCAAGTGGAGTCCCTTGAGATTGGAAGCCCTCAACTTTTCCAGAAAGTAGAGCCATGGGCAAAACACCTAGAACCCTAGATCCTCAGCCCAGCTGTGTGGCTGTGACAGTGTGAATGTGATTTGCCCCCTACACTTAGACTGACGCATGAGCACCACTATGGTGATGTTGGAAGGTGGCTTTCAGGGATGATGGGGGTCACGAAGAAGAGCTGGTGCCTTCCTCACCCTCGTGGGATTGGGTTGGTTACCAAGAATTCAGTCACCAAGCAGGCCACCCACGCCTTGGGATTCGGCCATCTTGCCCCCGGGCAGCACTAGGCTCTCATCAGAAGTCCATGATGCTGGCACTGCCATCCTGAACGACTCAGGATCCAGGGTCGTGAGCCAAAATGAGCCTCGATTCTGTTACACTGCCAGAAAACGGGATCGAGACCACCAGTGGCTGCCTCTGACCTCCCGCCCCCAGCAGACATCTGCCCCTGAGCCTTCTGTGATttatgtgtgtccctctctcccctcctcctggcTAACAGCACCTCTGCCCAGCACCTGTGGCCCATGATAGAAACAAAATGTGTGTTCAGTGGATGTTGGGGGAAGTTACTTGTGGTTCTGTAATTCCTGCGTTTCCCACAAGGTGGCGGTGTCCCACTCACCCATGGCCACCGCATACACCTTGCATAGCAGAGGAAGCTTTGAGAAAAGATGCTGAAGAGCGGGGAGTAGCATAAGGGCTTTCCTCAAAGGTTTTGGGTGGCCCTTCCGCCTCCCCATTAAAGCACCATTGCACAGGCAGCAGTACGGCCTGGTTTACCACGGCTAGGCCTGGGTCCCCCCACCTCCAAACTGTTGGCCCTTCCTGATCTCACCTCAAACCCACCCTCCTCTCCATACAGCACTGCTAAAGGCTGGCTGGGCTGTCTCCACCCTCCTGCCTGTACCCTGGTctctctgggcccctgcctccacaTGCTCCCAACCAACACCTGTGGCTCTTTCAGAATCTTTCAGGAGATCTTCTTCCACGCTGAGCTACCTTCGTGCAGTCACACAGTCCAAAGAAACTGCTTCTTTGCCCACATTTTCCTGAGCACATGGCTGATGCAACTGGTATTCTTGTGCTCAGTATAGGCCTGGAACCCAGTTGGAATGGCTGAAGGAGCAGCAGGCAGCTCAAGGCAGTGAGGGGAGAGCACCACCAACCAGCCAGCCACACTTGGTGTTGCCCACAGCTTAGGCAGGCATCCAGCCCTCTGGCTCAGCAGAGACCTGCGGTTGTGTAGAAAGGAGCTGGGCTGAGGGTGGGTTGCAGGAAGTATTGGCTTCCCCCATAAGAGACCAGGTCATGCTGTCATCTAAGCATACGAACTTTCTGCTGGCAAGATGACATCTCTTCAGGTCATTTGCAAGGGAACAGTGGTGTAGAACATTCTATGAGCTTCTATGGGCCCCTCCTCTAAGTGTTGTTGAGTCTGCAGGTTGCCACATGTCGATGGCTGAAGAACTAGGAAGCAGCTCTCAGGTGGGAACCCTGTGGGCTGACCTGGCTCCCTCAGGGGAACCCTTCGGGCAGAGTCACCACATGCTGTGGTACACAGCCCTTCCCCCCAAGATGCTGGCCTTCCTGTCAGTTCAGTGATCTCTGGCTCTAGATTAGGTCTGAAAATTGGCAGGAGATTGGCTGTGCACTGCAGTAGCTTGAATCCAGcatttggacactgaacttggaattgtccctgctgcttcaagcaggTGATTCTTCAGTGGGGGGCCCCAGGTACAGCATGCCTAGAGGTACCTACCTACTTCACACCCACTTCACCATCCTGTCCACTGCGACCTTCGTGTGCTGCTACAGTTGGGACTGGCATtggggtacagcaggttaagctgccactcatgatgccagcatcctgtgtcagagcacgggttcaagtcccggttgctctgcttctgacccagctccctgttaatgcactgggaaagcagcagatggcccgaggacttggggccactgccaccctcacgggagactgggacagagttccaggatcccagcttcagTTGGGgctgccattaggggagtgaagcagcctgtggaagatctctgtttctctgctgctcttcctttCTAATACATAAGTCCTAGAAGACAACGCTGACTGTAGGTCCTAGATCAACACACAGTCTTCTGCTGCATCTATTCTCCAGATTGCCATAACAGAACACAGCAACACCTAGCATGCCTTTGGCATGGAAACGCCATGTCCCTAGTCAGGCCTTATGTCTGCCCACATAGGAGCACAGGAGGCTCCCATGCCCACTGAGAGCCCAGTGGCCTTGGAAGGGAGGTTTGGGAGGTCTTTCCCTGGAGACATTACTACAGAGGAGCTTCACAGCCACTGTGGGTGTGGGGAGTTCAGGTTAAGGGTCTGAGAATGGCAGCCTCGCCTGAGTCTGTGCCGATGTCCCTGTTTCAAGCCTTCATTTCTCATTGCTTCCTAAGTGATGCCCTAACCACCACAAAAGAAATGAGCAAGGCTGCAAGTTCAATGTAGCTAATCCTGCAGCTGCAAGAGATGTTTTTGATAATACtgtgtttttttaagagttgcctgtttgaaagtcagagagagaaagaattttctatctgctggttcatgccccagatggtcacaatgaccataGTCCAGCCAGGTTGAAGCCCTCTAGCCCCAGCCATCACTTACAAGGCTACTCCAGAAGTCCCAGTCCTCCAACTAAGCCCCCACGTGTGTCTGAATCCAGGCCATGAGCACAGAGGGAGGAAACTCCTGTCCATCCTTGCTGTATGACCCAGCCAGTGCCTGGGACCTTACCACCTACCAGACATACCAggcccacctcctcctcccctgctgggaGACCACCACTTCTCTTTTCCCATCATCCTGTGAGACAGTGTTAATTGCCACCCTGAGATATTTCtcagggtggaggaggaggagggcaggcaaTCAGAAGAGGAACCAGACACTGTCGATCACCTTCAGATCAGGGCAAGTTTTCCTGCCCGGGGGCCTTTGATGTCACTGTTCCCGCACCTGCCACAGCGTTCCTCTTACTCCCTAAGGAGAACGCACATAAGATGCAAATGGGCCATCAAACCACTGTGCCTCCCAGCAGCATGAGTTCACCAGAATTTCCTAACAATGACCAGGTTCCTTCAAGGTCTGCAATAAGAGCAGGCAAATCTTCACTGGGGAAAGTCACTTTCAAGCGCATTTTGTCTAGGCCAGCTCTTGGCAGAGTGGTGGTGGGAGTATCAAGGTCAAGCATCATACCATGGGAGTGGTGGCTTCGTCACAGGGTCAGCTACACACCGCTAACGTTTAGAGGACTAGGAAAGGCATCCCTGCCAAGCAGCCAGAGTTGATTCCCCCCAGCTTTCCCATTCGGTTTTGTTCTGTTCATGCCATATTTTCTCCATATTGAGAAATGGTCTTACCTTCTAGTATGTGTGCCTGTTACCAGACAAAAGAGCCAGTCCCTTATGGTCCAGCACCGGGCAGTCGATTCACCGGAGCCTAGCGCTGGAAGGAGAAGAAGATTCACTTCAAGAAGCCGACAGTCCCTAGGAATTGCTGAGCCCTGGATCTAAAACATGCTCTTTCCCTCTGACAGGCTGCACAAAGGGTTTTTAAAGCCCAGGGGAGGTTGCAGGTGGAGGTTAGACAAACCGTCAAGTTCATTCACTGGACAATTAAGCAGCCCCTCGGGCTGTTTCGAACATGCTCCATTTGCACCAACCGCAAAATCCAAGGGGCGGCCAGGCGGAGGCTGGTCCACAGTGGAGCTCAGTGCCGCCAGTTGCCAGCTGCGCACTGCCTCCCCGGCTGGCCGTGGGGTCGGCCCTGCCAGGCCTCtcctctgcaggctcctggaACTCCAAGACGACGTGGACGTGGAGTGGACATCGAGTGAAATATGGCGACTCTAAGGGAAGAGCTGCTGCAAGCAAGTCAGCCAAGCTGTGGCCTCCACCTCCAGGAACTAAAGAAACACAAAGGATAAGACAAAGAGGGGAGGCTGCCGAGCCTGCCTGCAGCAGGGGTGGGACTCCGTGGGCTGCTAGTTGCTAAACCCTGAGTGTgtgcatttctcatccagctggCATCAAATCACTATTTAGAGCaacaaaaggatggaaaaaacaCAAGTTTTTGTGCCACTATTTCTGTGTAAAATTACCTGGACCAAGGCTATCACTCCACAGGAGCAAAGTCTTGTCAGTAGTTTATCACAATCAAGTCACTGTACCCAAGAAATACCATGCCTTTGTATGGCACcaggacacacacagagccaaCTTCCCACCAATGGCACCAGAAACGCCATGTCAGCAGATGGTCAGAGATGGGGAGACTATGCAAAATAGGAGGAAGAGTCAAGGACACGGTAAAGCGTACCCCACGGGACTACATGCACATGCTTTAAAGGGTGGGGCTCTGTATTCAcacctgcttttttaaaaaaagtgtatttatttgaaagacagaaggtatagagagacagagggaaagacagagggagatcacCCATCAGCTGGTGCATTTCTCaaaggactgcaacagccagagctgggcttggtccagtccaaagccagaagccaggagtttcaactgggtctcccacctggaagcaggggtccaagtacgtgggcctccgctgccctcccaggtgcattagaagggaagtggagcagccggaactgaAGCCGTAGTCCCAGTGGGATATCAGCAGCCCAGGCTAACCTGCAGCTATGGCCCCCCTCACCCATGCTTTTCTGCAGGAATAGAAAATTTCTGAAAAGACACATCAGAATCTGACAACAACACTGGGTTCTGTAAACCCGGCCAGAGTCGGAGTTTCATCTCacatgtttgtttttgaaaactgcCGAATGCAAAAATAAGATCACAAATATCATAAACACAAGGAAATGTAACATGTAATAATTAAAGAGCTTATTTCTAGGAGTCAGTCTTGCACCTGCAAACCAGAATCAAATCCTGACTCCACCGAGGCAACCTCGGGCAAGTTCTGGTCCGCACTGAGGCCCCAAGAGTCTAATCAGTTGTCTGGGAGCTGGCCAAGCGACGCGGCTGCAGCTCAGAGCCCCGAGGCGACGCGAGCCCACCTTCCCCAAGCCTGTCCCGGGCTGGGGCAGCGGGGTGTAGGCACCCCGCGGTGTGGACCCGGCCAATCAGCAGTAGCGGGGCGGGCGGGGTGGCAGCGCCACGCGAGCCCGAGCCGAGCGCTAAGCAGAGGCGCCACCACCGTCCCAGAGCAGGCCATGCCGGGCTCtctgcagctcctgctcctgctgctgtggctgtcgCCTCTGGCCCCGGGCCTCGGGCTCCATGGCGCTGGCAGCCGTAGACGCCCGGAGTGTGGTCCGTGCCGGCCCGAGCACTGCCCGGTGCCCGCGCACTGCCCGGCGTCCGGGATAGCGGCGCGCGATGCGTGCGGCTGCTGCACCCTCTGCCTGGGCGCCGAGGGAGCGAGTTGTGGGGGCCGCACCGGGGTGCGCTGCGGTCCGGGCCTGGTGTGCGCCAGCCAGACCGCCGGGGCGGCGCCCGAGGGTACTGGGCTCTGCGTGTGCGCGCAGCGCGGCGCCGTCTGTGGCTCCGACGGCCGCACCTACCCCAGCGTCTGCGCGCTGCGCTTGCGCGCCCTGCACGCGCCCCGCGTGCACACCGGCCACCTGCACAAGGCGCGGGACGGCCCCTGTGAATTCGGTAAGTCGGggttggcgggggtggggtggtccCACGGGACTGGGGTGGGTAGAGAAAGCGGGACCCCCTTGCTCAGCCGGGACAGAGCTGTCTTGCGTTTAGGAACAATGTCTCTCCTAAAGCTCTGGGGGGAAACGGGGTGGAATGCCCAAGCTAGGTCCCCTTTTCCCCCAGCCTGTGGATACGCCGACTGCAGAGCTCGGGTGGACTTGCCATCTTGGTGTTTAAAGTTTTCTGCTGATGCAAGGGGAAAGTTGACTCCCcgcctcccctctcccttctccaCCCCCAAAGGGAGTTGGGCAAGGCGGCTCTCACGGGGTCTGAGTTCCCTGGCCTCTCATACTTGGTGAATAGTTACAAGGTATTGGAAAGGAAAGTGGGGTACCTCAGGAGGACCAGCCATAGATGGGACCAGGTGTGGAATGAGGGCACTCTCCTGCCCAGGACTTGGAAACACACGCCCTGTTAAATCCCAGTACAGTCATCTCTGGCTGCCATAGTTGCCCATCCTTTCTagatgcaattttaaaaaggagcagagagaaggcaagtgTTATTGTGGGAATAGGGCATCCTGTTTTGCTGCCTGGCTAAGTGTGGGCGTGGCCCTACCATTCATTTCTCAGAGAACTGCCCTAGTCAGCTCTGCCTGGAGGGGGCAGTGGAGAGCTTAGGGGGTAAGGAAGCAGGTCCCAAGGAGCCTGGCTTGCAGCTTGGGGGTTCAGGTTTCTTGGGGGGGACTTCTGGCACCTGAAGCCTGGAGACCATGCCCAGACTTAAGTgctgagcccagtggaatggctTCAAGCTTCTGGAAGGAAGCTAATGCAGGGCTGAGACCTTTTCCAAGTAGATGGAGACCTGGTGGGGTGTTGGAGATGGGgcaggctgcctgctggctggGGGAAGGTAGGGAGGAATGGAACGGGTGACTCACTGAGCAGGAAGATGCCCCCGTCGTGGCACGACCAGGGAGGCAGAGCGGGTGGGGTGCTCCTGAACTGCTCCCTCCCCCGCCCACCAGCCACCTTGGGCAggtcccttctctccctctttggcACCACAGTGGCAGTCCCTTCCACTTGATCTGCTCTGTGGCATTTCAGCATCCCCAACCCTTCCCTGCTCCTTGCCATCACTCGTTTGTTCCAATCTGCTTTCCTCAGAGGTTAGCTGGCAGGCAGGTCTCTTTGTCTGCGTGCAGGTGACACTGTACCTCACACACAGGAGGCATGCTGTAGGGAAATGCTGACCAGGTTCCGGCCTCTCGGAGGTGCTCATGGCCTCAGAGCATTCCTGCACCTAAGAGAAAGATGCCCAGAAGGTGTGTCAGCAAAATCTGCTATTATGTAGGGAAGGAATAAAGGGCCCACAGCAGGCAGGATACCTGTCTGAGATGTGCAGTAGAGGCTGACCAGCTCCCTAGGTTTCCAACCCCTTCCCAGGGCTAAGCAGAGGCAGGGGTCTGAGGACAGACCCCTGATAGTGTTGAGTCAGGCAGATGGTGGTTGCCATGGTGACCAGAGGGAGACCAGATGGCAGATGGAAGCCCCATACTCCTAATTCACTGAAAATTACCAAATGACAAGTAAAATGTGACAGTCCCTGGGCTCTGTTGTCTGGGCTCAGGAGCCCACCCCAGACTTAAGCCCACCAATAAAGACATACGGGAGACCAAGGAAAAGACTTGAATACTCCTCCTGGCCAGGTTGGGGAGACCTCCTATCTGGTCAGGCTAGGAGGGGGTGACAGCCCAGACAGCCCCtcctcctgggctgccctggagccatcttttattcaggagacTCAGCCGGAGCAGTTTTTAACGACATCCCagggggctggggcagcaggctgacTGTAGCAGTTCTGTTTCTATATTGGAGGGTGAACcccgcctcctccccaccccaccccaccctaatCCTCCAGTCCAGCCAAGCCCCTGGCCTTGGCAACAAAGAAACCTTGGTGAAGGAAGAGTGGTGCAGGGACCAGTTCTTGCCCGCACCTCCTCCTCTGAGGGGAACAGCTGTTAGCTTTTAGCTGGCCTGCTCTATTCTGAAAGGCCCGAGACACGTGCTCCTTACCAGGATGTATCTTGGAGACCTGTGTAGGAGCGGATCGATTGTTACTCTTGGAAACTGATCTTACACTTACTACAACTCCTCCCATTcagaagaagggaaaatggaggTGGGCAGGGGTCTGCTCCCAGCTGAGATGGATTCCAGTTCCACTGTACCAGACTCTTTCCAGGTTCCTGTCTGGCATGCATACCTGATGCCATGTAAGGGGCAGGggtttggcctagtggctaaggcatCACTTAGTACCCCGTGTGCCACCTTGGAGTGCTCAGTTCAAGTGCCTGCTACATTTCCAACCCAACCTCATGCCggtacacctgggaggcagcaggtgatggttcaagtacttgggtctctgtctccCTCGTGGGAgtcccggatggagttctggactccttaCATCTTTCTGGCCTGGTGGCAGCCGTTTTGAGCTTTTGGGGCATTAACCTGCTGAAGGGAGCTTTCCTTTTGTCTGTCTtgtatttcaaatacacaaaatgaataaaaatgcacAAACTGGAAGAAGAAGACCTGGGAGGTTGGTAGCCCTGCGCCTCCAGGGTTTCTCAGTTGGGAGTTACATCCTGTTGGTCCCTAAGCCTTGTTGATCTTCCCTGTTTAGTGCTGGGTGGTGGCGTCTGGGAGGAATGGGCAGAGCCCGTGGAAGGGGAGCCTCGAAGGTTGACCCTGGGAGAGGCACAGCATGAACAGGGCATGGAAGTGGGAGGTCCTGTGGCAGGTACCTGGTGGGATGGGGAGGGTTCAGGGAATCTGAGGGTCATGTGGCCAGAGCCACTGCCGGGCCTGAGTGCTGTTCTAGGTTACCAGTTCTGTTTCTTATCTGCAAGGTAGAATGGCCTCAGGACGCTTGTTACTGTTGCCATGGCTTTCAAAGGCTGTGCTATTGATTGCATGCACCCTGTCTGTGAGCACGGGGGTTGGGAAGGGGCTGGCAGGCTATACATGGCACATGGCAGTCGTGTTGTTACAGGATAGCCAGAATCAGGGTCCTGGGCCAAGAACCAGCAGCACAGGGAGCCACAGCAGCCACCCTGAGTCTGAAGAACTTAAACCTTGACTGAATGAAATTGCAGCCCCGTTTGGAAACCTCTGGGCTAGGCACGTGTTGCCCGGTGACCAGGAGAGGAAGAGGCAATAAAGGCCGTTTTgcatgagagacaaagaaaggggcCTTGTGCCCTAAAACCTTTGATGCAGGGACTGGGCGGTGGCTGCAGGCAGTGCGGGCCAGTGGCTCAGAGTTTCTGGTTCCACCTGGCAGGCAGACTGGTGGCTTACATCCCCGGGATTTCTAAGCACCTGGATTATGAAACCCTTAGATGGTGTGCCTATGAGGACAGCAGGTGGAATCCTGACCGTGGCTTTGGATATCTTCTCTTTGCCTGGCACCATGAAAGAAATCTGAGACATCTGGGCAGGTGTTTCGTTTCAGGCCTCAAGGAGGACCAATGTGACCACAGGGTACGGGATGACTGAATCCCGTGTGCTCTGTATTTGGCTGCCCACCCTGGGTAACTCTTCTGTGTTACCTGCTAGGTTCCCCAGAGGTACCAAGCTCGGACAAGCTGGGGCGGTGAAGTGGACACTCGGAAACTGGGCAGACCTGGAGTGCCCTCTCCCGAGAGCCACATGACTCCCAGCGGCAGGGAGAAATTCAGGCACAGTCCTCCCTGTGCTGGGGTATGGCAAGGGGCTGTGCACCTCTGGCTAGCCCCAGGCTGAAATCcaaacggagttccaggctcctggctgcagccaggggctgcaagatctctctctgtctctctgcttttcaaataaaacagttatgagtcaattaaaaaaaaatcggtGGAATCGGGGGTGCCTTCCCACCTCCCAGGTACCACATCTGTGAAGATAAAAACACCCCCACCGTACCCTGAAAGGCAGATGAAGGGCTAAAGAGGTAGTGAACTTGGGAGGGTCCTCTGAGGGGGGAGGCGAGGAGCTGGGGTTCCG is a window encoding:
- the IGFBPL1 gene encoding insulin-like growth factor-binding protein-like 1 isoform X2, whose product is MPGSLQLLLLLLWLSPLAPGLGLHGAGSRRRPECGPCRPEHCPVPAHCPASGIAARDACGCCTLCLGAEGASCGGRTGVRCGPGLVCASQTAGAAPEGTGLCVCAQRGAVCGSDGRTYPSVCALRLRALHAPRVHTGHLHKARDGPCEFAPVVVLPPRDTHNVTGAQVHLSCEVSQSSEGAQVLEGLPGGHINIAVQVRGGPSEHEATAWILISPLRKEDAGVYQCYAANTLGEAQARGTVTVLDLGQDKWFPLPVPGGHM
- the IGFBPL1 gene encoding insulin-like growth factor-binding protein-like 1 isoform X1, with translation MPGSLQLLLLLLWLSPLAPGLGLHGAGSRRRPECGPCRPEHCPVPAHCPASGIAARDACGCCTLCLGAEGASCGGRTGVRCGPGLVCASQTAGAAPEGTGLCVCAQRGAVCGSDGRTYPSVCALRLRALHAPRVHTGHLHKARDGPCEFAPVVVLPPRDTHNVTGAQVHLSCEVRAVPTPVVTWRKVSQSSEGAQVLEGLPGGHINIAVQVRGGPSEHEATAWILISPLRKEDAGVYQCYAANTLGEAQARGTVTVLDLGQDKWFPLPVPGGHM